One genomic window of Deinococcus radiotolerans includes the following:
- a CDS encoding transposase has product MVEQLVPDDLWALIQPVIPSPPPRPRGGRPRQCARQTLAGIVYLLRWG; this is encoded by the coding sequence ATGGTCGAGCAGCTCGTACCCGATGACCTGTGGGCGCTGATTCAACCGGTCATTCCTTCACCACCACCGCGTCCACGCGGTGGTCGTCCGCGCCAGTGTGCTCGCCAGACCCTGGCGGGCATCGTCTATCTCCTCCGTTGGGG